The segment aaaagaaaaaagaaaagcctCTGAACATAACAGGTTAATTGCAAATgttgttgtaaaataattggaagGCTCAATAAAAGACGTTGAATCATAATCTTCTCTGTCATACACTATCATATATGAGTGATGGATGGAATTTTTAGAATACATTTTTATTATCCAAATATTGTTTACTTTACCAGATCATTATATATGGTGGTCATGACTCATCacattgaaaaaaaacaaaagtttcgAATGTGACTAAAAACAAGTAACTAGAAAATttacccaataaaaataaaagattgagCACACCCATAATGTAGAAACATTCAATTTGACTTATGTTTTACCAATTCTAATTCTAATTATATTaatgtttcaaaaattaatcaattaacaaattttagtagcactaatttgactaatttcatatttgtgataatttgttaaataaatactagcctctgagcagctcttctatttttttgggtaaaagttaATGATTtgtatctattataatttgagattactatatttttcaatcacaacaatatttaggggtgtgatgaaaaattaatgCACTCATCATGCCCAAAgctatttttgtgattgaaaaatatagtaatcttaaattataatgaatgcaAATCGTTAACctttaccccaaaaaaatagaagaggctaatgtgtatgtgtatatatatatataaagagtttttcaaatatattttggaGTCTaatagaaattatgaaatcaagaTATAAAGGGTTACATAAGCTAGGAACATGACAATGATATTAATCTAGTCCTAGTGGCTTATGGGAATATAGTGTGGTTGAAggacaaatatataaaattgtaagtAATGGGACCTTATATATAATTCTCTAATCTTCAGGGGTCAATTGCAATGTGTTAATGGAAATTATTGTAATATGTAGaagttcaaatattttcttgatatgGTTGAGAAGATTAAGGAATaattttaaaagagttttaagCTAAGTCAATAACGTTCAAAAAGTTAGAATATCAAGTAGTATGACTAAGATGATATTAAATACTACCAAAAtatcaagagtcttgtaactcaatttgTACTTAATGTTTTCAGTAAAAACGTTCTAGATTCAAATTTTCCTcttctaattattaaattttcaaaaaaagaaaaaaaaaataccacaaaGACATTTCGGTTGGAATGCATGTTCCTTTCACCATGTGCCAAAATTTTATCTGGTCTACAATGTGTGTATAATGTCATACACAAAATTAACGAACCAATCTACATATTCAAatataatgtcatacataagtTCAATTGCATCTCCAATTCTATCATTTAATCTATAATGATTGTAGCtaaatattacatatataaataatttagtttCAATTGATGCAAGTATACTACGGTGGACTAACTAATCATCTCCCGCCATCCAACGGTTTCAATACTTGGTTTATCATGCTATCATACCTTGTAGTTGTACTGCTGGAACAATTTGTGCGAACATCAATGTTGAATGATTGCGTAGGTGCATTGAGCAAGTTCTCAATCTCTTCTGTATTGACATTAGCATTTCCCCAAGGATGTTTTTCCATGATAACCAGGCCCTCCAGTTCCATTGCCACTTCCTTCATAGAAGGCCTATCCTCACCTCTCACACTTAAGCAACATTTTGCAATATTAGCAACTTCCTTTAGTAGCTTAATATTACCCTCATTGACAATGTGATCCTCAAGAATTTGAAATAGGCGATCGTCTTTTACTGCAGAAACAAAGCACTTTGCTAGATTTCTTTCACTTTCAGGCATACTGAAAGAAAATGCCATTCTACCAGTCAGAAGCTCTGCCAAAACAACACCAAAGCTATAGACATCACTTTTTTCTGTTAGTTGACTAGTATGGAAGTATTCTGGGTCCATGTACCCAAAAGTTCCTTGCACCAATGTGTTTAATTCTGTTTGATCAAGAGGAATCAACCTAGAAGCTCCGAAGTCAGACACTTTTGCTGTGAAGTGATCatctaataatatatttgcGGTTTTAACATCTCTGTGTATGATCGGCACAGAAGTTGCAGAATGCAAGTATGCAAGTGCTCCTGCAGTTTCTGCTGCAATTTTTAAACGCTTTTCCCATGAAAGTAAGAATGACCGACCTTTATCATGAATGTGGTCAGAAAGAGTCCCATTTGTGATGAATTCATAAACTAGTAAGGGTACTTCTGTTTCCAAACAACAACCTAATAGCTTAACCACATTCCGATGGATAATTTGAGTAAGCACAGTTATCTCATTTATAAATTGTTCAACTTGATGCTGACTACCAATTTTGGACTTCTTAATAgcaatcacttttttatttggtaataTTCCTCTATAAACTGTACCATAACCTCCTTGTCCAAGAATTCTGCTCTCATTATAGTTGTTGGTGGCCTTTTCAAGCTCTTTTGCACTATAAATTTTGGCTGTCTCCACAGAACCTCGATGATTAGATAGTTTCTGCTGTAATAGTAAGCCACCATTTTGTtggaagaatttttcttttagctcaataagctttctttttttcagtCCCCAATATATCCAAGAACCTCCCACAAGCAAGACTAAAAGGCCAACACCGATACCTACACATATTCACACATGCATTTTCACCTTGTAGAACTTTTTAagccttttatatttctcaataCCTTTAAGAACTAAATATTTAACATATGTATCATATAAAAATGAGTCAGTTAATATTTGAATTACAATGTAGTTAATGACTACTGCATCAGAATATAAATTTGCCATCGATTCTAACTGTGGTTCATGCCAACTTACatgaatattaaaattataacaattaaaatagAACTAgtaaaccaaaattttgaattggacTCCTTTGTTAAAACCTTAACATTCTTTCTTAGTAAGAAGAAGCCAATTAACCTTGAATTTTGATGTTATCCTTGCTATTAATTTTCCTTTCAGAAAGGTAGTATAGCATGACTGactgtcaaaattttcttattgaaTAGGAGTGtaactttttttccccttcatcATTGATGTcaatagaatttatttttgagattgtgactagtagagaaaaaaaagaaatagagcgTGGAAGCAATGATTTACTTGATTTGGCCTATTTAATGGCATTCCTTCACCGTGGAAAGACTTCAGTAACTATAAAGTTACAACTaagtgttttgttggctttattccatgccaaatttgattataatttcattcaatttgTTGTACCCTGTATTTTTTGTGgtatttaattgtaagggttatgtaatagagagagagagtgtgaagactcaagctattgaagacAAAAGGgttttcgcgggtagctcgcAACTAAGCATCTCgcgaaatgatgcatgtgccTTTCACATGACTgaaatgtgaagagtcaggacagatggagacagctgtgtttcgCGAGTAGCTCGCGGGTAAGACCTTCCTGCGAGACACCCGTGAAACTTTCTGTTCTGCCAGTCTgtactatctgatacacactttctgtacccacactatatatacccacattacccacaattgttaaggagtgcttctaagaaaaaaccctagccaaaaaccttgagagttagagattgctATACCCACATATCTCTACACatttgcttgtggattttctcaactcctacctctccatttccatatcattgagaggttgatagcccaaacacttaccacaccctttcagagtgtcaagtgagaatttggtgctgttgggaagcattggaagaagccaaggatggcaaatGCAACATGAAGCTTGTTGTGGGATctagagagctagacaagacatggttccgAGTAGCCTTATTGgtgtaggagcttggagggcttaggtacatcgggtagattaggcttgtagggtctcttgctaactcatgtatcccaactgattgtctagtggatcgattactgcttggagggtggcggagaggttttacgccaatgatttcggtttcctcttcgataacacatcattgtgttgtctttgtgtttgcatccttcttccctactcATTTAGCTTTCATATTACTACTGTGTTATATTGTTTATGGCTCAGAATAGTTTATTTGGTCATCTGCTCGCTTTTACTcttttccgcacttagtataagttagagtaaaatctatcgagctgTAATTTTTATCTTGGGGCCtgaatagctcttgtgttttcacacaatttagagcattcaattggtatcagagtgggtgtACTTGCTGTagtttaattacctaagtgcgATCCTAGACCCCTTAGCTATGGATGAAGCTATGGAAAAGGCTATGCTGAATTATGGCTtaaatgtttgtgataatgactctatgagtatgtttgaagggtgtcctaacaatgaacttctagagttattaaaaacaaagaaacatgtgagaatgtttgttcacatgctgaaatattttgaaaatgagaagCACATATTACACAATAGTCTATGTGAGTCTAATTCTGTAATTAagaagtataaaagaagaaatagaatattGTGTGATAAGATTAAgaatctgaaaaagaaaattcattctAACAAGTGCATGGAAAATGAAGACAAGTttctgtttgaaggtcaagagtgcTTGTCTCATGCTTGCTTGTTTGTACACACTTCTTTGAAAGTTTTCAATTCATGtttatggtatcttgatagtggctGTTCTCGTCACATGACAGGGGATAAATCACTGTTTAAGTCTTTCAAAGAGAAAGTTGGTGCCTATGTGACATTTGGCGATGAAATTCATGCTCAAGTTCTTGGCAAAGGGACTGTTGAGATACCAGGATtacctctgttgaaagatgtctTATACATCAAAGGGCTAAAGGCGAATCTCttaagcatcactcaaatatgtgatgaggaCTTCATTGTTCAATTCTCAAAGAAGGGGTGCATAATCATTGATGAAGAAGGGATTCGAATCTTGGAGGGAAATAGGACTGCCGACAATTGCTACAGAGTAGTTCCTACGGCACCCatttcgtgtagaagtgctcgtgttgacatgttggaactttAGCATCACTGATTTGGGCATGCAAATCtcaaacaagtagctaaagtATCTAAACTTGAAGCGGTTGAGGGGCTTccaaagtttggaaaggtgGAGAAGTctatttgtggtgcatgccaaatgggaaagcaaacaaaggcaagtcatcccaaggtgaatgtgattgctaccTTACGGTGTTTAGAGCTTCTTCacgttgatctaatggggcctacaaaaactgaaagtctaggaggaaaaaggtacattatggtcattgttgatgatttcttaagatacacttgggttgaatttcttagagaaaaatcagaagcatgtgagaAATTGGAAATACTTTTCAAAAGACTACAAAACGAGAAAGAGGTTCCCATTGTCAAGATAAGGAGTGATCATGGCATGGAGTTTGAGAATGCTAGATTTGAGTCgttttttgagaagaatggaatcaaaaagGAATtctcagctcccaaaactcctcaacaaaatggggTGGTTGAGAGGAAGAATCGGGTGATTCAAGAAATGGCAAAAGTTATGCTACTCAACAAGGAAACtcctcaaaagttttggggagaagccgTGAGCACCTTATGTCACATTGGTAATAGAATATTCTTTTGAGTAGGAACAAAGAAGACTACTTATGaaatttggaatggaaagaagccgAGGGTGAAGTACTTCTGAGTGTTTGGAAGCAAGTGTTACATTCTAAATGATCGGGAGAATCGtggaaaatttgatgcaaaaagtgATGAAGGCATTTTCCTTGGATATTCTACTACTAGCCGGGCATATAGAGttttcaacaagagaacaaagacggTAATGGAATCCATCAATGTAGAAATTGATGATGCCATAACAAAGGTAGAAATGGTTAATGATGAAGAAGGACCAAGCATCAAAGAACCCATAATTGAGGTTGAAGCTCTTGATATAGAAGTTAAAGGTCCTACACCGGAAAAGGAATCAACTCCCGTGAACTCAAGAATGGAAACAAGATCCATGTCTAGAACAGCAAGTCCTCtcactcctccagaagttcatcctcctatctcccGAAATGATGAAGTgtccacatcaaagaagccatcatcAAGAGTGATTAAAAAGCATCCGGATAGTAACATTATTGGGTCTTTAGATGAAGGTCTTCGACTTAGAAAAGGAaacattcttctagccaatcatgtaaggttgagtcaatgcatgaagtgCTGAATCAATTTGTGAGAAATGATGTATGGGAATTTGATCCTAGGCTTGAAAATGTTCATGTCATCGGCACCaaatggatcttcaaaaacaagaccgatgaagatggagagatcaTCCGAAATAAATCTCGACTAGTGGCTTaagatacactcaagtagaaggagtagattttgatgaatcctttGCTCCTGTGGCAAGACTTGAGTCTATTCGAATTCTTATGTCAATTGCATGCActatgaacttcaaactctaccaaatggatgtaaaatgtttttttctaaATGGATACCtgaatgaagaagtgtttgttgaacAATCAAAAGGCTTTGAAGATCCTCACTTCCTAGACCATGTGctgagattgaagaaagccctttatggcttgaaacaagctcctagagcttggtatgatcggcttacCCATTACCTCCTGGATAGAGGATTTAAAAGGGGGTATGTTGACCGGACTTTATTTGTCAAGAACGATGAAGATTATCTTCTCGTGGCtcaagtatatgttgatgatataaTATTTGGAGCTACCATTGATGCTTAGGATATAGAGTTCTCTaaggagatgaagaaagaatttgagataagtatggtgggggagcttACATTTTTCATGggccttcaagtcaaacaaaagaaggaaaGCATATTCATTTCACAAGAAAAATATGctagaaatattgtcaagaagtttggattagactccaaaaaacatgcctctaCTCCCATGAGTTTGTCTACAAAGCTGAATGTTGACTTTTCCGGGGTAGAAGTGAGTCCAACCTTGTATAGGAGTATCATTAGGAGTTTACTCTACCTTACAACTAGTAGACTAGATATCACATTTAGCGTGGGTATTTGTGCTAGATATCAAGCTACTCCAAA is part of the Quercus robur chromosome 9, dhQueRobu3.1, whole genome shotgun sequence genome and harbors:
- the LOC126700951 gene encoding wall-associated receptor kinase 2-like; protein product: MANLYSDAVVINYIVIQILTDSFLYDTYVKYLVLKGIGVGLLVLLVGGSWIYWGLKKRKLIELKEKFFQQNGGLLLQQKLSNHRGSVETAKIYSAKELEKATNNYNESRILGQGGYGTVYRGILPNKKVIAIKKSKIGSQHQVEQFINEITVLTQIIHRNVVKLLGCCLETEVPLLVYEFITNGTLSDHIHDKGRSFLLSWEKRLKIAAETAGALAYLHSATSVPIIHRDVKTANILLDDHFTAKVSDFGASRLIPLDQTELNTLVQGTFGYMDPEYFHTSQLTEKSDVYSFGVVLAELLTGRMAFSFSMPESERNLAKCFVSAVKDDRLFQILEDHIVNEGNIKLLKEVANIAKCCLSVRGEDRPSMKEVAMELEGLVIMEKHPWGNANVNTEEIENLLNAPTQSFNIDVRTNCSSSTTTRYDSMINQVLKPLDGGR